A window of Vigna unguiculata cultivar IT97K-499-35 chromosome 4, ASM411807v1, whole genome shotgun sequence contains these coding sequences:
- the LOC114181890 gene encoding glutathione reductase, cytosolic isoform X2 — MARKMLIDGEAESVPGVEQGTNFDFDLFIIGAGSGGVRAARFSSNYGAKVGICELPFNPISSETIGGVGGTCVIRGCVPKKILVYGASFGGELEDARNYGWELNEKVDFNWKKLLQKKTDEINRLNGIYKRLLSNAGVKLFEGEGKIVGPNEVEVTQLDGTKLSYTAKHILIATGSRAQRPNIPGQELGITSDEALSLEDLPKRAVVLGGGYIAVEFASIWRGMGSEVDLVFRKELLLRGFDDEMRAVVARNLEGRGINLHPRTNLTQLIKTENGIKVITDHGEELIADVVLFATGRAPNSKRLNLEAVGVEVDKAGAIKVDEYSRTSIPSIWAVGDVTNRMNLTPVALMEASCFAKTVFNGQASKPDYSNIACAVFSIPPLSVVGLSEEQAIEQTKGDLLIFTSTFNPMKNTISGRQEKTVMKLIVDAETDKVLGASMCGPDAPEIIQGIAIALKCGATKEQFDSTVGIHPSAAEEFVTMRTVTRRVTGSGKPKTNL; from the exons ATGGCTAGGAAGATGCTTATCGACGGTGAGGCTGAATCGGTTCCAGGTGTAGAACAAGGGACGAATTTTGACTTCGACTTGTTTATTATTGGGGCTGGAAGTGGTGGCGTTCGTGCTGCTAGATTTTCATCGAATTACGGAGCTAAG GTGGGAATTTGTGAGCTTCCGTTTAATCCCATTAGCTCAGAAACAATTGGAGGAGTTGGTGGAAC gtGTGTTATTCGTGGTTGTGTTCCCAAAAAGATTTTGGTCTATGGAGCATCGTTTGGAGGTGAACTCGAG GATGCCAGGAATTATGGGTGGGAATTGAATGAGAAGGTTGACTTCAATTGGAAGAAGCTCTTGCAAAAGAAG ACAGATGAAATAAACAGATTAAATGGAATTTACAAGAGGCTGTTATCCAATGCGGGGGTTAAATTATTTGAAGGCGAGGGAAAGATAGTTGGTCCGAATGAGGTTGAGGTGACACAATTGGATGGGACAAAACTGTCCTATACTGCTAAGCACATATTAATTGCAACTGGTAGCAGGGCTCAACGTCCAAATATTCCAGGACAG GAATTGGGTATAACATCTGACGAGGCACTAAGTTTAGAGGATCTTCCTAAAAGAGCTGTGGTTCTTGGAGGAGG TTATATTGCAGTGGAATTTGCATCTATATGGCGTGGGATGGGTTCTGAAGTTGATTTAGTTTTCAGAAAGGAACTTCTGCTAAG AGGTTTTGATGATGAAATGAGAGCTGTAGTTGCAAGAAATCTTGAAGGCAGGGGAATTAATTTACACCCAAGGACCAATTTGACTCAG TTGATCAAAACAGAAAATGGAATTAAAGTTATTACAGATCACGGTGAGGAACTGATTGCAGATGTTGTACTATTTGCCACTG GGAGGGCTCCTAATTCTAAGAGGTTGAATTTAGAAGCTGTAGGTGTTGAGGTTGACAAAGCTGGAGCAATAAAG GTGGATGAGTATTCACGCACAAGCATACCTAGTATATGGGCTGTGGGTGATGTCACAAACAGAATGAATCTTACACCCGTGGCCTTGATGGAGGCATCGTGCTTTGCA AAAACAGTATTTAatgggcaagcaagcaagcCAGACTACAGTAATATTGCATGTGCAGTGTTTAG CATTCCACCACTTTCTGTAGTTGGTCTCAGTGAGGAGCAGGCAATAGAGCAAACCAAAGGTGATCTGTTGATTTTTACATCGACCTTCAATCCTATGAAAAACACCATCTCTGG GCGACAAGAAAAAACTGTCATGAAGCTTATTGTTGATGCCGAGACCGATAAGGTTCTTGGAGCCTCAATGTGTGGACCTGATGCACCTGAAATTATACAG GGTATTGCTATTGCATTGAAGTGTGGAGCTACCAAGGAACAGTTTGATAGCACG GTGGGAATACACCCATCGGCGGCAGAAGAATTTGTAACCATGCGGACAGTGACGCGGCGCGTAACTGGAAGTGGCAAACCCAAGACCAATTTGTAA
- the LOC114180682 gene encoding uncharacterized protein LOC114180682: MLYAKLSTCEFWMKEVQFLGHVISAPGIVVDPSKVEVVLLWERPKSVMEIRSFVGLAEKQLSDAKIQKIVKLLGYEKAKDFVMGMNRVLRFKNRVCIPKDPELKRVILEEGHKSRLSMHPIMTKMYHDLKESFWWSRMKHDVAQFISSCLTCQKAKVEHQKPGGML; the protein is encoded by the exons ATGTTATATGCTAAACTGTCTACATGTGAGTTTTGGATGAAAGAAGTCCAATTCTTGGGGCACGTAATATCTGCTCCTGGTATCGTTGTAGATCCTTCTAAAGTTGAAGTTGTATTACTTTGGGAACGTCCTAAATCTGTAATGGAGATAAGAAGCTTTGTGGGACTGGCAG AAAAGCAACTGTCGGATGCTAAGATACAGAAAATAGTGAAATTGCTCGGGTATGAAAAAGCTAAAGACTTTGTGATGGGAATGAATAGGGTGCTGAGATTTAAGAACCGAGTTTGTATTCCAAAGGATCCAGAGTTGAAGCGTGTCATTCTTGAGGAAggacataagagtcgtcttagcatgcACCCCatcatgactaagatgtaccatgATTTGAAAGAGTCCTTTTGGTGGTCAAGAATGAAGCATGATGTAGCTCAGTTCATATCCTCTTGCTTGACTTGTCAGAAGGCGAAAGTAGAACATCAAAAACCAGGAGGAATGTTGTAA
- the LOC114182568 gene encoding mRNA-decapping enzyme subunit 2 gives MSNHHRSSSKNGLPPQELLDDLCSRFVLNVPKEDLQSFERILFLVEYAHWFYEDNSVENNPSLKSLNLKEFTSLLFNSCDVLKPYVAHIDDIFKDFTSYKVRVPVTGAIILDETYERCLLVKGWKGSSWSFPRGKKSKDEEDHACAIREVMEETGFDVSKLLKKDEYLEVIFGQQRVRLYIIAGVKDDTSFAPLTKKEISEIAWHRLDDLQPATDEVISRGITGLKLYMVAPFLASLKSWISTHHPAMAPRPDLPLKGICVWKAKHNSIGNSSTVIDSQPTKPESDSHTPDVGPGKSFRNFRFDTASILQAMEASFSS, from the exons ATGTCGAATCATCACCGTTCTTCCTCTAAGAACGGTCTACCACCTCAAGAACTCCTTGATGATCTCTGCAG TCGCTTTGTGCTGAATGTGCCAAAGGAAGATCTTCAGTCTTTTGAAAGGATATTGTTTCTTGTGGAGTATGCACATTGGTTTTATGAAGATAACTCTGTAGAAAATAATCCATCTCTGAAATCATTAAATCTGAAGGAGTTTACTTCTTTAT TGTTTAACAGTTGTGATGTTTTAAAGCCTTATGTGGCCCATATAGATGATATTTTCAAGGACTTCACATCCTATAAGGTTCGAGTTCCTGTAACTGGGGCAATAATTCTTGATGAAACATATGAAAGG TGCTTGCTAGTAAAGGGATGGAAAGGTTCAAGTTGGAGCTTCCCTCGTGGCAAAAAGAGCAAAGATGAAGAAGATCATGCATGTGCCATTAGAGAA GTCATGGAAGAAACAGGTTTTGATGTTTCAAAACTTCTTAAAAAGGATGAATACCTTGAAGTTATCTTTGGGCAACAGAGAGTGAGGCTTTACATTATCGCTGGAGTAAAAGATGATACATCATTTGCTCCGCTTACCAAAAAGGAAATCAGT GAAATTGCATGGCACCGGCTTGATGACCTCCAACCAGCAACTGATGAAGTGATATCTCGAGGGATCACTGGCCTTAAGCTTTATATGGTGGCTCCTTTTCTGGC ATCATTGAAATCATGGATTTCCACACACCATCCTGCTATGGCTCCAAGGCCTGATTTACCTCTCAAAG GAATTTGCGTGTGGAAAGCAAAACACAATTCTATTGGAAATAGCTCTACAGTAATAGATAGCCAGCCTACAAAACCTGAATCTGATTCTCACACCCCTGATGTGGGGCCTGGCAAGAGCTTTAGGAATTTCAGATTTGATACTGCCTCAATTTTACAAGCAATGGAAGCTTCCTTTTCTTCATGA
- the LOC114181890 gene encoding glutathione reductase, cytosolic isoform X1, whose translation MARKMLIDGEAESVPGVEQGTNFDFDLFIIGAGSGGVRAARFSSNYGAKKVGICELPFNPISSETIGGVGGTCVIRGCVPKKILVYGASFGGELEDARNYGWELNEKVDFNWKKLLQKKTDEINRLNGIYKRLLSNAGVKLFEGEGKIVGPNEVEVTQLDGTKLSYTAKHILIATGSRAQRPNIPGQELGITSDEALSLEDLPKRAVVLGGGYIAVEFASIWRGMGSEVDLVFRKELLLRGFDDEMRAVVARNLEGRGINLHPRTNLTQLIKTENGIKVITDHGEELIADVVLFATGRAPNSKRLNLEAVGVEVDKAGAIKVDEYSRTSIPSIWAVGDVTNRMNLTPVALMEASCFAKTVFNGQASKPDYSNIACAVFSIPPLSVVGLSEEQAIEQTKGDLLIFTSTFNPMKNTISGRQEKTVMKLIVDAETDKVLGASMCGPDAPEIIQGIAIALKCGATKEQFDSTVGIHPSAAEEFVTMRTVTRRVTGSGKPKTNL comes from the exons ATGGCTAGGAAGATGCTTATCGACGGTGAGGCTGAATCGGTTCCAGGTGTAGAACAAGGGACGAATTTTGACTTCGACTTGTTTATTATTGGGGCTGGAAGTGGTGGCGTTCGTGCTGCTAGATTTTCATCGAATTACGGAGCTAAG AAGGTGGGAATTTGTGAGCTTCCGTTTAATCCCATTAGCTCAGAAACAATTGGAGGAGTTGGTGGAAC gtGTGTTATTCGTGGTTGTGTTCCCAAAAAGATTTTGGTCTATGGAGCATCGTTTGGAGGTGAACTCGAG GATGCCAGGAATTATGGGTGGGAATTGAATGAGAAGGTTGACTTCAATTGGAAGAAGCTCTTGCAAAAGAAG ACAGATGAAATAAACAGATTAAATGGAATTTACAAGAGGCTGTTATCCAATGCGGGGGTTAAATTATTTGAAGGCGAGGGAAAGATAGTTGGTCCGAATGAGGTTGAGGTGACACAATTGGATGGGACAAAACTGTCCTATACTGCTAAGCACATATTAATTGCAACTGGTAGCAGGGCTCAACGTCCAAATATTCCAGGACAG GAATTGGGTATAACATCTGACGAGGCACTAAGTTTAGAGGATCTTCCTAAAAGAGCTGTGGTTCTTGGAGGAGG TTATATTGCAGTGGAATTTGCATCTATATGGCGTGGGATGGGTTCTGAAGTTGATTTAGTTTTCAGAAAGGAACTTCTGCTAAG AGGTTTTGATGATGAAATGAGAGCTGTAGTTGCAAGAAATCTTGAAGGCAGGGGAATTAATTTACACCCAAGGACCAATTTGACTCAG TTGATCAAAACAGAAAATGGAATTAAAGTTATTACAGATCACGGTGAGGAACTGATTGCAGATGTTGTACTATTTGCCACTG GGAGGGCTCCTAATTCTAAGAGGTTGAATTTAGAAGCTGTAGGTGTTGAGGTTGACAAAGCTGGAGCAATAAAG GTGGATGAGTATTCACGCACAAGCATACCTAGTATATGGGCTGTGGGTGATGTCACAAACAGAATGAATCTTACACCCGTGGCCTTGATGGAGGCATCGTGCTTTGCA AAAACAGTATTTAatgggcaagcaagcaagcCAGACTACAGTAATATTGCATGTGCAGTGTTTAG CATTCCACCACTTTCTGTAGTTGGTCTCAGTGAGGAGCAGGCAATAGAGCAAACCAAAGGTGATCTGTTGATTTTTACATCGACCTTCAATCCTATGAAAAACACCATCTCTGG GCGACAAGAAAAAACTGTCATGAAGCTTATTGTTGATGCCGAGACCGATAAGGTTCTTGGAGCCTCAATGTGTGGACCTGATGCACCTGAAATTATACAG GGTATTGCTATTGCATTGAAGTGTGGAGCTACCAAGGAACAGTTTGATAGCACG GTGGGAATACACCCATCGGCGGCAGAAGAATTTGTAACCATGCGGACAGTGACGCGGCGCGTAACTGGAAGTGGCAAACCCAAGACCAATTTGTAA